Proteins encoded together in one Ipomoea triloba cultivar NCNSP0323 chromosome 4, ASM357664v1 window:
- the LOC116017027 gene encoding late embryogenesis abundant protein D-34 — MSQQQARRPESGGQEPIKYGDVFDVSGQLAAKPITQQDAAAMQSAENTAFGQTIKGGPAAVMQSAAARNVRNARVDPDNVTDVVTEQGVSVKEDDVIAGHTFVTEAVGADVVGQYIRPPAEEKTLSPPPPTPVFVSDGITIGEALEATAISAGDKPVDQSDAAAIQAAEVRATGLGQILPGGVGADAQRAADINSRTTRDEFKTKIADVLTDASWKMGDDKPVTVEDAAGVVNAEARNKEDLATHPGGVAASMAAAAGINQETAFNITV, encoded by the exons atgagCCAGCAACAAGCCAGAAGGCCGGAGAGCGGTGGCCAAGAGCCCATCAAATACGGAGACGTGTTTGATGTCTCCGGCCAACTCGCAGCCAAACCCATAACCCAGCAAGACGCCGCCGCCATGCAGTCCGCCGAGAACACCGCGTTTGGGCAGACGATTAAGGGCGGCCCCGCCGCTGTCATGCAATCAGCAGCCGCGCGTAATGTCAGGAATGCCCGTGTTGACCCCGACAACGTCACCGACGTTGTCACAGAACAGGGCGTTTCTGTTAAAGAAGATGACGTTATTGCCGGCCACACTTTCGTCACTGAAGCCGTCGGTGCAGAT GTTGTGGGGCAATATATACGACCGCCGGCGGAGGAGAAGACGCTGTCGCCGCCACCCCCGACGCCGGTTTTTGTGAGCGATGGTATAACCATCGGAGAAGCGCTAGAGGCGACAGCAATTTCCGCCGGAGACAAGCCCGTGGACCAAAGCGACGCGGCCGCAATACAGGCTGCGGAAGTGAGAGCTACCGGCTTAGGGCAGATTTTGCCGGGAGGAGTAGGAGCCGACGCCCAACGCGCAGCAGATATCAACTCTAGAACTACAAGAGATGAGTTCAAAACAAAGATCGCCGATGTCCTCacg GATGCGAGTTGGAAGATGGGGGATGATAAGCCGGTGACGGTGGAAGATGCTGCCGGAGTTGTGAATGCCGAAGCAAGAAACAAAGAGGACCTCGCCACACATCCGGGCGGCGTGGCGGCTTCCATGGCGGCGGCCGCCGGAATCAATCAAGAAACCGCCTTTAATATCACCGTGTAA
- the LOC116017028 gene encoding uncharacterized protein LOC116017028, whose product MKVHPVPKKRNITVRYDIASALSQADAAVTCRQKKLRRLPHIFAKVLELPFRSDADVLIEETRDFFRFIVPTDDVSGDNIRAHTIQIYPGVTKIVIRGDGLVDSPLTELELDLWRFRLPASTLPGMASAAFSDGELVVTVPKGPPHEEDGEDEDAGDIGAERLVFVQ is encoded by the coding sequence ATGAAGGTTCACCCGGTGCCCAAGAAACGAAACATCACGGTAAGATACGACATCGCTTCGGCGCTTTCTCAGGCGGACGCCGCCGTGACTTGCCGACAGAAGAAGCTCCGGCGACTGCCCCACATCTTTGCCAAGGTACTGGAGCTTCCTTTCCGCTCCGACGCCGACGTTTTGATTGAAGAGACGCGCGATTTCTTCCGATTCATCGTTCCCACCGACGACGTTAGCGGGGATAATATCAGGGCCCACACCATCCAGATCTACCCGGGCGTTACTAAGATTGTAATCCGAGGGGACGGCCTAGTTGACTCGCCTCTTACTGAGCTGGAGCTCGATTTGTGGCGGTTTCGGCTCCCCGCGTCGACTCTCCCCGGGATGGCGAGCGCGGCGTTTAGCGACGGCGAACTGGTGGTCACCGTGCCTAAAGGGCCGCCGCACGAAGAAGACGGCGAGGATGAAGATGCCGGAGATATTGGAGCTGAGCGGCTTGTTTTTGTACAGTAA
- the LOC116015096 gene encoding tRNA (guanine-N(7)-)-methyltransferase non-catalytic subunit wdr4 — MEETNMDDSEQNRETEAAPALIAVHPTQESVAVAVGSDLRVFNLRGNSVSLLDESGGNKHKDSIRAIRYGAEGKLFVSAGDDKLVKIWVTDSWRCTHSVLSEKRVSAVAISKNGRFVCFADKFGMVYVTDIESSEKQDIPNKKAVPILSHYCSIITSLEFSPDGRFIISADRDFKIRVTLFPQNPLNGAHEIQSFCLGHTEFVTCLAFVCNPDCPQGFLVSGGGDSTIRLWDYACGSLLDTCHVGSQAGVAESNGGEEDIIPAVTDLCTTPDGSLVAVAIQSLPGVMLLSCDLSTKSLSVFKVVRIDGETFIPTSLGAGATSAEFLWLVMGVSSLNASESGSLARVRVLSGFGKTDQEPSFLEDKDVPGGEATLEKLQGDLCIKTEVFLTAAEAVKTAMRNLLIKKQYSAERREFRKRGRNDKKK, encoded by the exons ATGGAGGAAACCAACATGGATGATAGCGAGCAGAACCGGGAAACGGAGGCTGCTCCGGCACTAATTGCAGTTCATCCGACCCAAGAATCAGTTGCCGTCGCTGTTGGGTCGGACCTCCGCGTCTTCAATCTTCG AGGTAATTCAGTGTCGTTGCTGGATGAGTCTGGAGGAAACAAGCACAAGGATTCAATTAGAGCCATCCGATATGGAGCAGAAGGGAAGCTATTCGTATCTGCAGGGGATGACAAGCTTGTTAAGATTTGGGTCACTGATTCTTGGCGTTGTACACATTCTGT TTTATCAGAGAAAAGAGTTAGTGCTGTTGCTATAAGCAAGAATGGTCGCTTTGTGTGCTTTGCAGACAAATTTGGGATGGTATATGTAACCGATATAGAGAGTTCTGAAAAGCAAGATATTCCCAATAAGAAGGCAGTTCCAATTCTTTCCCACTATTGCAGCATCATTACTAGCCTG GAGTTTTCACCAGATGGGCGATTTATCATTAGTGCTGATCGGGACTTCAAAATCCGA GTTACTCTCTTTCCCCAAAACCCGTTAAATGGAGCTCATGAGATTCAGAGCTTTTGTCTTGGCCATACCGA GTTTGTCACCTGCCTTGCCTTTGTTTGCAATCCGGATTGTCCACAGGGTTTTTTAGTTTCTGGAGGTGGTGATTCAACT ATTCGCTTATGGGACTACGCTTGTGGTTCTCTTCTAGACACATGCCATGTTGGATCACAG GCAGGAGTTGCAGAGTCAAATGGTGGGGAAGAAGATATTATTCCTGCTGTCACTGATCTCTGTACAACACCAGATGGATCTCTTGTTGCAGTGGCCATTCAGAG CTTACCGGGAGTGATGTTGTTGAGCTGTGACCTTTCAACAAAAAGTCTCTCTGTTTTCAAA gtgGTGCGCATTGATGGGGAAACTTTCATTCCTACGAGCTTGGGAGCGGGAGCTACCTCAGCAGAATTTTTATGGCTGGTCATGGGCGTCTCCAGTTTAAATGCTTCCGAATCAGGATCTTTGGCACGCGTGAGGGTCCTCTCTGGTTTCGGGAAGACCGATCAAGAACCATCCTTTTTAGAAGACAAAGACGTACCAGGGGGAGAAGCAACGCTCGAGAAATTGCAAGGAGATTTGTGTATAAAAACCGAAGTCTTCTTAACAGCCGCTGAAGCAGTGAAGACAGCAATGCGGAATCTGTTGATCAAGAAGCAGTACTCTGCAGAGAGACGAGAATTCAGAAAGCGAGGCAGGAACGACAAGAAAAAGTAG
- the LOC116014764 gene encoding F-box/kelch-repeat protein SKIP30, producing the protein MAVLIEGLPDAVALRCLAWVPFYLHPKLELVSRSWRAAVRSGELYKARQEVNSSEEFLCVCAFEPDNQWQLYDPGCDLWIKLPVLPSNIRQLAHFGVVSTAGKLFVLGGGSDAVDPLTGDQDGSFATDEVWKYDPVTWQWTLCTPMIVPRAMFACCVLDGKIVVAGGFTSCRKSISKAEIYDPEKNVWVSIPDLHHTHNTACTGVVIDDKVHVLHKGLSTVQVLESVKQGWTVHDYGWLQGPMAVVRGKLYVMSHGLIYNQEKESTRVVGSASEFRRRIGFAMTGLGDDIYIIGGVIGPERWNWDIITTSDVDVLTLGSERPAWRQVSPMTLCRGTILGCAQLRI; encoded by the coding sequence ATGGCTGTACTCATTGAAGGTCTCCCTGACGCGGTTGCCCTAAGGTGCCTTGCATGGGTTCCCTTCTACCTTCATCCCAAGTTAGAACTCGTTTCTCGTTCTTGGAGAGCAGCTGTTCGAAGTGGTGAACTATACAAAGCTCGACAAGAGGTCAATTCATCTGAAgaatttttgtgtgtgtgcgctTTTGAGCCTGATAATCAATGGCAGCTTTATGATCCTGGTTGTGACCTTTGGATTAAACTTCCCGTTCTCCCTTCAAATATAAGACAACTCGCCCATTTTGGCGTTGTCTCCACTGCTGGAAAGCTTTTTGTTCTCGGTGGTGGCAGTGATGCTGTGGATCCCTTGACTGGTGACCAAGACGGAAGCTTTGCAACTGATGAGGTCTGGAAATATGACCCGGTAACCTGGCAATGGACCCTCTGTACACCGATGATCGTTCCACGTGCAATGTTCGCTTGCTGTGTATTGGATGGAAAGATAGTTGTTGCCGGGGGGTTTACTAGCTGCAGGAAATCAATATCTAAAGCTGAAATATATGACCCCGAGAAAAACGTCTGGGTTTCAATACCCGATCTCCATCACACTCATAATACTGCATGTACGGGCGTGGTTATTGACGATAAGGTTCACGTTTTGCACAAAGGATTGTCGACAGTACAAGTCCTGGAAAGTGTGAAGCAAGGTTGGACTGTACATGACTATGGTTGGCTCCAGGGCCCCATGGCCGTGGTTAGGGGAAAGCTTTATGTTATGAGCCACGGCCTCATTTACAATCAGGAAAAGGAATCGACAAGGGTGGTAGGTTCAGCATCTGAGTTTCGTAGAAGAATTGGGTTTGCCATGACAGGACTCGGGGATGACATTTACATAATCGGAGGGGTCATTGGCCCGGAGAGGTGGAACTGGGACATCATAACAACATCTGATGTCGATGTTCTGACGCTCGGGAGCGAAAGACCAGCGTGGCGCCAGGTTTCTCCCATGACATTATGCCGCGGAACGATTCTTGGGTGCGCACAGCTGAGAATTTAG
- the LOC116017453 gene encoding non-specific lipid-transfer protein-like protein At2g13820, producing MASKVAEVGLVVAVVAMMMLWNGATAQSNSCMSSLVGLTPCLTYVTGNSSAPSSSCCAQLSGVVQSNPQCLCLLLNGGGSNLGVNINQTLALALPAACKVQTPPVSQCNAAVPASSPVGSLAPPPSEAKETPPQVPNTPAGSKTVPSTTAGGPTSAADGTAAKASFRFLGFLVFAATLFMAGFGI from the exons ATGGCTTCCAAGGTGGCTGAGGTGGGTTTAGTCGTGGCTGTTGTCGCCATGATGATGCTGTGGAACGGAGCGACGGCTCAGTCTAACAGCTGCATGAGCTCACTGGTTGGTTTGACGCCGTGCTTGACTTACGTCACCGGGAATTCGTCGGCGCCGTCGTCGTCGTGCTGCGCGCAGCTCTCCGGCGTGGTTCAGTCCAACCCGCAGTGCCTTTGCCTGTTGCTCAACGGCGGAGGCTCGAATCTCGGCGTCAATATTAACCAAACTCTCGCCCTCGCCTTGCCCGCCGCCTGCAAGGTTCAAACTCCTCCGGTCAGCCAATGCAATG CTGCTGTGCCGGCGAGTTCTCCGGTTGGTTCCCTAGCACCGCCGCCGTCGGAGGCGAAGGAAACGCCGCCTCAAGTTCCCAACACGCCGGCAGGGTCTAAAACGGTTCCCTCGACAACAGCCGGCGGCCCCACATCGGCGGCTGATGGCACGGCGGCGAAAGCTTCTTTCCGTTTTCTGGGTTTCCTCGTATTCGCTGCAACATTATTTATGGCTGGTTTTGGAATCTAA
- the LOC116016130 gene encoding tRNA(His) guanylyltransferase 1-like, whose protein sequence is MANSKYEYVKSFEIEDEVMVPNIIVVRIDGRDFGRFSEAHEFDKPYDAKALHLMNACSTAILEEFPDIAFAYGFSDEFSFVFKKETKFYQRRASKIYSLIVSFFTSVFVTKWKDFFPQLELRIPPSFKSRVICCASMEVLQAYLTWRQNECHIKNLYATCFWELVKCGKPEIEAKLILKGTQKQEKNELLFQQFGINYKKDVQEIFRQGSCALRKEIEDIVKYQEDGTPVRRRRKKVIIVHSENITARSFWNDQQSLSKDVGSFGECIENIKPEYIKSFQFESRLMPSTWIVIRIDGCHFHRFCDAHGFDKPNDVQALNLMNSCAVSVVEEFKDIVFAYGVSDEYSFVLKKDSLLYERHASEIVSAIVSLFSCIYMMKWKEFSPQKDLKYPPYFDGRSVCYPSSKILRDYLAWRQVDCHINNQYNTCFWMLVKSGKSKTESQNCLKGTQTREKNEMLSQFGIDYPNLPAIFRQGSSVFWDKEETKSDCSTEGAIEKCRKKVVVEHCNIIDTSFWKAHPTILEEDTHCCQALGTSTCS, encoded by the exons ATGGCGAACAGCAAGTATGAGTATGTGAAGTCATTTGAAATTGAAGACGAAGTCATGGTACCCAACATCATAGTTGTGCGCATAGATGGGCGGGATTTTGGCAG GTTTTCAGAAGCACATGAGTTTGACAAACCGTATGATGCAAAGGCCTTGCACTTGATGAATGCTTGCAGTACTGCAATCCTGGAGGAGTTTCCAGATATCGCATTTGCATATGGATTCAGTGATGAGTTTAG TTTTGTATTCAAGAAAGAAACCAAATTTTACCAGAGACGAGCCAG CAAAATATACTCCCTTATTGTGTCTTTTTTCACGTCTGTATTTGTCACCAAATGGAAGGACTTTTTTCCTCAACTGGAACTAAGGATTCCTCCTTCATTTAAATCACGCGTCATTTGTTGTGCATCAATGGAGGTTCTTCAAGCATATCTCACCTGGAGACAAAATGAGT GTCACATAAAAAATCTGTATGCTACTTGTTTTTGGGAGCTTGTAAAATGTGGAAAGCCTGAAATAGAGGCTAAATTGATTCTGAAG GGAACTCAAAAACAGGAGAAAAATGAACTTCTTTTTCAACAGTTTGGTATTAACTACAAAAAAGATGTTCAGGAGATATTTCGTCAGGGATCATGTGCTCTTAGGAAAGAG ATTGAAGATATTGTGAAGTACCAGGAAGATGGCACTCCTgttaggaggaggaggaagaaagtAATTATTGTGCATTCTGAAAATATAACAGCTAGAAGCTTCTGGAATGATCAGCAATCTCTTAGTAAAGATGTGGGTTCTTTTGGAGaatgcattgaaaatattaaacctGAGTATATCAAGTCTTTCCAATTTGAAAGCAGACTGATGCCATCTACTTGGATTGTCATTCGAATTGATGGTTGCCACTTCCATAG gttttgtgatgCTCATGGTTTTGACAAACCAAATGATGTGCAAGCTTTGAACCTTATGAATTCTTGCGCAGTTTCTGTGGTGGAGGAGTTTAAAGATATTGTCTTCGCATATGGGGTGAGCGATGAATACAG ctTTGTTCTGAAGAAAGACTCTTTGCTCTATGAAAGGCATGCCAG TGAAATAGTCTCTGCCATTGTCTCTCTCTTCTCTTGCATATATATGATGAAGTGGAAGGAGTTTTCCCCCCAAAAAGACTTGAAGTATCCACCATACTTTGATGGACGATCTGTTTGCTATCCTTCCTCTAAGATTCTCCGAGATTATTTGGCTTGGAGACAAGTTGACT GCCACATTAATAATCAGTACAATACTTGTTTCTGGATGCTTGTCAAATCTGGCAAGAGCAAAACTGAGTCTCAAAACTGCCTTAAG GGCACTCAAACgcgagaaaaaaatgaaatgctTTCCCAATTTGGGATTGATTACCCCAATTTACCAGCCATTTTTCGTCAGGGGTCCTCTGTTTTCTGGGACAAG GAGGAAACAAAATCAGACTGCAGTACCGAAGGTGCAATAGAGAAATGTCGCAAGAAAGTCGTGGTTGAGCATTGCAATATAATCGACACAAGCTTTTGGAAAGCACACCCAACAATACTTGAAGAGGATACCCACTGTTGTCAAGCACTAGGTACCTCAACTTGTAGCTAG
- the LOC116016131 gene encoding classical arabinogalactan protein 9-like, translating into MAHLKAYGRLSAVVTASLVLILSGILRSNGQINTACTTTALRTFTPCFNYLTGSNGKGGSSSPTEDCCNTLKSAMTDSIDCACLIVTGNVPVSIPFVRTLALALPQMCNAGVPVQCKATGAPLPATGPAVLSPPAPHSPHRTPAPHPPAAPPGSHRAAAVSIVKMEKPTSTVESPTTPPTAAAAPPLFVPKTTPAGIRPVMVPASANSSYLISSSPSLLLLFLAFLNMFLYYSWMSMNSDPIIIIIIKMENKTYNTNGFFFVFLVLFLGYFEKNDEKEGYRCKVTNYSKLKAKMVHIHVHV; encoded by the exons ATGGCACATCTGAAGGCTTATGGGCGCCTGAGCGCAGTAGTGACAGCAAGTTTAGTACTAATATTGTCGGGGATTTTAAGGTCGAATGGTCAAATAAACACAGCATGCACCACTACAGCACTCAGAACCTTCACCCCTTGCTTCAATTACCTCACCGGAAGTAACGGCAAAGGCGGCTCGTCGTCGCCGACGGAGGATTGCTGCAATACACTCAAGTCGGCGATGACCGATAGCATTGACTGCGCCTGCCTCATCGTCACCGGAAACGTCCCCGTCTCCATTCCGTTTGTTCGGACCTTGGCACTTGCCCTTCCTCAGATGTGTAACGCCGGCGTGCCGGTCCAATGCAAAG CCACCGGTGCCCCTCTACCAGCTACAGGTCCGGCGGTTCTGTCCCCGCCGGCGCCTCACTCTCCTCATCGTACTCCTGCACCCCATCCACCTGCGGCGCCTCCCGGCAGTCATAGAG CGGCGGCAGTGTCAATTGTTAAAATGGAGAAACCAACATCAACAGTTGAGTCACCTACTACGCCGCCCACGGCGGCAGCCGCACCTCCATTGTTCGTCCCAAAGACAACTCCGGCAGGGATCAGACCGGTGATGGTTCCAGCATCTGCTAATTCATCATACCTTATTTCTTCCTCCCCGtctcttcttcttttgtttttggcATTCCTAAATATGTTTCTCTATTATTCATGGATGAGTATGAATTCCGatccgattattattattattatt aaaatggaaaataaaacgTACAATACAAATGGCTTTTTCTTCGTCTTCCTCGTACTCTTCCTCGGCTATTTCGAGAAAAACGACGAAAAGGAGGGATATCGTTGTAAGGTAACAAACTATAGTAAATTAAAAGCAAAAATGGTTCATATTCACGTTCACGTGTAA